A window of the Miscanthus floridulus cultivar M001 chromosome 14, ASM1932011v1, whole genome shotgun sequence genome harbors these coding sequences:
- the LOC136505588 gene encoding LOW QUALITY PROTEIN: uncharacterized protein (The sequence of the model RefSeq protein was modified relative to this genomic sequence to represent the inferred CDS: inserted 2 bases in 1 codon; substituted 1 base at 1 genomic stop codon) gives MKTHLFLIIRSYDCFGASDPDIVKLKKLAITELPVHKGSSIIAYHTNSIMNLSREHSALLFCCSSMAAHNCXKKYXISSVMLLRSFCSSMDLFLLGFVWILGIKFILIIII, from the exons ATGAAAACCCATTTATTTCTT ATTATTAGAAGTTATGATTGTTTTGGTGCTTCTGACCCTGATATTGTGAAGCTGAAAAAACTAGCAATCACAGAATTGCCAGTACATAAGGGTTCGTCAATAATAGCTTATCATACAAACTCTATAATGAATCTGTCTAGGGAGCACTCGG CATTACTCTTTTGTTGTAGCAGCATGGCTGCACACAACTGCTGAAAAAAATA GATATCTTCTGTTATGCTGCTACGGTCCTTCTGCAGCAGCATGGATTTATTTTTGTTAGGGTTCGTTTGGATTCTCGGAAttaaattcattctaataattataatttag